In Paenibacillus kyungheensis, the following are encoded in one genomic region:
- a CDS encoding queuosine precursor transporter: MFNIWWGILFVIVNYGLFTLCYRLFGIKGMYAWIGVATVLANIQVIKTIELFGIVTTLGNTMYVSMYLASDLLNEKFGPKVARKAIWFGFFTLIMTTIVMKMALGFAPSGVDDSEEVQFALARIFDQIPTLMVASLSAYVISQFLDVRLYTWLRQLFPAPHQLWIRNNGSTMISSFVDTLVFCSIAFLGVYEWQVWIEIFLTTYILKFVLTAAGTPFLYIARGMKVAEEDKPLMISYQIAKEKAAEEETQEVAKP, from the coding sequence ATGTTCAATATATGGTGGGGCATTTTATTTGTTATCGTCAATTATGGATTGTTTACGTTATGTTATCGGTTATTTGGAATTAAAGGAATGTATGCTTGGATTGGAGTTGCTACAGTACTCGCCAATATTCAAGTAATTAAAACGATTGAATTATTTGGGATTGTGACGACACTGGGTAATACGATGTATGTGAGTATGTATTTAGCAAGCGATCTGTTGAATGAAAAATTTGGACCTAAAGTAGCACGGAAAGCGATTTGGTTTGGATTTTTCACTTTGATTATGACTACAATTGTTATGAAAATGGCTTTAGGATTTGCACCTTCTGGTGTTGATGATTCTGAAGAAGTACAATTTGCTTTAGCAAGAATTTTTGACCAAATTCCTACATTGATGGTAGCAAGCCTTTCTGCATATGTAATTAGTCAATTCCTAGATGTACGTCTATATACATGGTTGCGCCAATTGTTTCCTGCGCCACATCAATTATGGATACGTAATAACGGAAGTACAATGATCAGTTCATTTGTCGATACACTGGTATTTTGTAGTATTGCTTTCTTGGGTGTATACGAATGGCAAGTATGGATTGAAATATTTTTAACAACGTATATTCTTAAATTCGTACTTACCGCAGCAGGTACACCGTTCTTGTACATTGCACGAGGTATGAAAGTAGCAGAAGAAGACAAACCGCTAATGATTAGCTACCAGATCGCTAAAGAAAAAGCAGCAGAAGAAGAAACACAAGAAGTAGCCAAGCCATAA